A single window of Usitatibacter rugosus DNA harbors:
- a CDS encoding ABC transporter ATP-binding protein has translation MKDTSAAIRVEGLSKSYQIGRRKRESYVALRDVIAMRAARVWSLLRGRADPNEAQGDQSQEFWALKDVSFDVAPGEVCGIVGRNGAGKSTLLKILSRITEPTEGRIELNGRVVSLLEVGTGFHPELTGRENIYLNGAILGMARSEIKRKFDEIVDFAEVERFLDTPVKRYSSGMYVRLAFSVAAHLDPEILIVDEVLAVGDAEFQRKCLGKMKAVAKSEQRTVLFVSHNMAAIETLCTRAIFLRHGKVAGIGPVGDQIQAYLGEMSRREGAQNFASYRVSPTLTLTELTFTPNPIESGTTLRFAMSFSSLESARLTELSILVYSALGTRVAIVDLRSTRIDYRITPDTPTRIQGAIDTLPLVEGEYSIGLYMSCGSFRGDIYDLTSLSIVRTANSTEFPPYAPHDRGLVELSYEFDIG, from the coding sequence ATGAAGGACACGTCAGCCGCCATCCGCGTAGAAGGCCTTTCGAAGAGTTATCAAATTGGCCGTCGGAAGCGCGAATCGTACGTTGCGCTGCGAGACGTGATCGCCATGCGTGCCGCTCGAGTGTGGTCACTGCTTCGTGGCCGTGCAGATCCGAACGAAGCGCAAGGAGACCAGTCCCAGGAATTCTGGGCCCTTAAAGACGTGTCGTTCGACGTTGCCCCGGGCGAGGTATGTGGGATCGTCGGTCGCAACGGCGCGGGAAAATCGACGTTGCTCAAGATTCTCAGCCGAATAACGGAGCCTACCGAGGGACGGATCGAACTCAACGGTCGAGTCGTTAGCTTGCTCGAGGTCGGAACGGGATTCCATCCTGAGCTCACCGGGCGAGAGAACATTTATCTGAATGGGGCGATTCTCGGGATGGCCCGCTCCGAGATCAAAAGGAAATTTGACGAGATAGTCGATTTTGCGGAGGTCGAGAGGTTTCTTGACACGCCCGTAAAGCGATATTCGTCGGGAATGTATGTGCGACTGGCCTTCTCGGTGGCGGCACATCTGGACCCGGAAATACTCATCGTGGACGAAGTGCTGGCGGTCGGGGATGCCGAGTTTCAGCGCAAGTGTCTGGGCAAGATGAAGGCCGTCGCGAAGTCCGAGCAGCGCACGGTCCTTTTCGTCAGCCACAACATGGCCGCCATCGAGACGCTGTGCACACGAGCAATCTTTCTTCGCCACGGCAAGGTAGCGGGAATAGGCCCCGTGGGGGATCAGATCCAGGCCTATCTTGGCGAGATGTCTCGTCGCGAGGGCGCACAAAACTTCGCTTCTTACCGGGTGTCGCCGACACTGACGCTGACCGAACTCACATTCACGCCCAATCCGATCGAGTCCGGCACGACGCTGCGCTTCGCCATGAGCTTCTCTTCGCTGGAATCCGCGAGACTCACCGAACTCTCGATCCTCGTGTACTCGGCTCTCGGCACGCGCGTAGCCATAGTCGATCTACGCAGCACCCGCATCGACTATCGGATCACTCCGGACACGCCGACGCGAATCCAGGGTGCCATTGACACACTTCCACTTGTCGAAGGGGAGTATTCAATCGGCCTGTACATGAGTTGTGGCAGTTTCAGGGGAGATATCTACGATCTCACCTCACTGTCCATCGTCCGAACTGCCAACAGCACGGAGTTTCCGCCGTACGCCCCGCACGATCGGGGTTTGGTCGAACTGTCGTACGAGTTCGACATTGGCTGA
- a CDS encoding NAD-dependent epimerase/dehydratase family protein: MAYYLYGRQNIDVVCFVRSSYSEVYFELMGIPCERIDLRDDSALKARLAGLDVVLDFSFPKGQLFALERAALDTIEPVVSSMRRGATYIYMSSIMAFGMKPDEKYVRDCRISRSPYSRIKRGAERAALRAGAANGVSVYNFRLGQVHGVLQSVSLAFRERLATEAATRVDGNRWELTNTIFPSSIADAVIKCVEGGCRPGTYALVSSPQWTLEELYGYYADYYDLKPNLVYEPQAPAKRNRISWRGGIFRALAAQRPLLEAYVLMNSPLLSTKLKGRYRVAELLGAPARMRSRIGGADAHLLGMPPAVLATSNSSVEIVKRVERTFDRHYQEAVFRGRS, encoded by the coding sequence GTGGCCTACTACCTGTACGGTCGACAGAACATTGATGTGGTTTGCTTCGTTCGCTCATCGTATAGCGAGGTGTACTTTGAGCTCATGGGAATCCCATGCGAACGAATCGATCTTCGCGACGACAGCGCCTTGAAGGCTCGGCTTGCGGGCCTCGACGTTGTGCTGGATTTCAGTTTCCCCAAGGGCCAACTGTTCGCGCTGGAGAGAGCGGCTCTGGACACGATTGAGCCTGTCGTTTCGTCTATGCGAAGAGGCGCAACCTACATCTACATGAGCAGCATCATGGCGTTTGGTATGAAGCCGGATGAGAAGTACGTTAGAGACTGTCGAATTTCCCGTTCGCCGTATTCGCGCATCAAGAGGGGCGCCGAGCGTGCGGCCTTACGAGCTGGCGCTGCGAATGGGGTAAGTGTCTACAACTTCCGGCTGGGCCAAGTACATGGTGTCCTTCAATCCGTGTCCCTGGCATTCAGGGAGAGATTGGCCACCGAAGCGGCCACGCGCGTCGACGGCAATCGTTGGGAGTTGACGAATACCATTTTCCCGAGCTCCATCGCGGACGCCGTCATCAAGTGCGTCGAAGGAGGCTGCAGGCCAGGAACGTACGCACTGGTCTCCAGCCCCCAGTGGACGCTCGAAGAGCTCTATGGGTACTACGCGGACTACTATGACCTCAAGCCCAACTTGGTCTACGAGCCGCAGGCCCCAGCGAAGCGCAATCGCATTTCATGGAGAGGAGGCATCTTTCGAGCACTCGCGGCGCAGAGGCCGCTTCTCGAGGCCTACGTTTTGATGAACTCGCCGTTGCTCTCGACGAAGCTGAAGGGGAGATATCGCGTCGCCGAGTTATTGGGCGCGCCCGCGAGAATGAGAAGTCGGATTGGCGGGGCTGATGCTCACCTGCTCGGGATGCCGCCGGCGGTACTTGCAACGTCGAACTCCTCGGTTGAAATCGTGAAGCGTGTCGAAAGGACGTTCGATCGGCACTACCAGGAAGCGGTATTCCGCGGCCGATCATGA
- a CDS encoding aldo/keto reductase: MRYVPFGGTGIVVSALGFGCGPMGSRFGVRESRRALDAAFDDGITTFDTARSYGYGDAEGILGRFLEGKRDRVIVSTKFGIRASPSTPVKRFAKAVARQVFKVIPGARKLATPAVRSQMGAQFSSHGFSVAEMTSSVERSLAELRTDYIDVLFLHSCAPNVALDDELFAALDELVRKGKVRCIGVASSAAAIAEMLRVRPQQVRALQFLQNLSAQADARTIAALPGAAGSGRMAHQPFGGPEGVARLREALEPMRIDSRLSTPLREKLASADPRLLADLALNSVVRNTGVDVAVCAMYTVDHIRTNAGVVRESRFSDAEIGEVQAYFAGAMSDS, translated from the coding sequence ATGCGCTACGTCCCATTCGGGGGAACGGGCATCGTCGTTTCCGCGCTCGGCTTCGGCTGCGGGCCCATGGGCAGCCGCTTCGGCGTCCGCGAAAGCCGGCGCGCGCTCGACGCTGCATTCGACGACGGGATAACGACCTTCGACACCGCGCGGTCATACGGCTACGGGGATGCCGAAGGGATCCTGGGGCGCTTCCTCGAGGGCAAGCGCGACCGCGTGATTGTCTCGACGAAGTTCGGCATTCGCGCATCCCCAAGTACGCCGGTGAAGCGCTTCGCCAAAGCCGTGGCCCGCCAGGTGTTCAAGGTGATTCCGGGTGCGAGGAAGCTCGCGACACCGGCGGTCCGATCGCAAATGGGCGCCCAGTTCTCCAGCCATGGATTCTCCGTCGCCGAGATGACGTCGAGCGTGGAGCGCAGTCTCGCAGAGCTGCGAACGGACTACATCGACGTGCTGTTCCTCCACTCCTGCGCACCGAACGTGGCGCTCGACGATGAGCTCTTCGCCGCCTTGGACGAGCTAGTTCGGAAAGGCAAGGTGCGCTGCATCGGCGTCGCGTCGAGTGCGGCCGCCATCGCCGAGATGCTTCGGGTACGGCCCCAGCAGGTGCGAGCCCTGCAATTCCTGCAGAACCTCTCCGCGCAGGCCGATGCCCGCACGATCGCTGCATTGCCTGGGGCGGCCGGCTCGGGGCGGATGGCGCACCAGCCGTTCGGCGGGCCCGAAGGAGTTGCTCGGCTTCGGGAAGCCCTCGAGCCCATGCGAATCGATTCGCGACTATCCACGCCCTTGCGAGAAAAGCTGGCCAGCGCCGACCCGCGATTGCTGGCAGATCTCGCCCTCAACAGCGTTGTTCGTAACACCGGCGTGGACGTCGCAGTGTGCGCGATGTACACGGTGGACCACATCCGGACGAATGCGGGAGTGGTTCGCGAAAGCCGCTTCTCGGATGCCGAGATCGGAGAGGTTCAGGCGTACTTCGCCGGGGCCATGAGCGACTCGTAG
- a CDS encoding FkbM family methyltransferase gives MRDGYGVRLLVNPNDYIGHVLTHTGEFEARTISLARQIMSKGGTFLDVGANLGIFTCCLGALPGVKCIAVDASAQAFTQLMRNVRRNSGVAAAAINVALGTSRGLVHLSTPDEGNLGTTRVDRLQQDNAGLTHLVATVSLDEILSDLNVGPIRLMKIDVEGYELEVFRGMKFSAPYRPENIIVEHEVRVASPDDLRSCYDLLSSHGYVPFTVLGERFEAPQHLPEQNLWWRHSSVIAS, from the coding sequence GTGCGCGACGGGTACGGCGTACGGCTGCTGGTAAATCCAAACGACTACATCGGACACGTGCTGACCCACACGGGCGAGTTCGAGGCACGCACGATCTCGCTTGCGCGGCAGATCATGTCCAAGGGCGGGACGTTTCTGGACGTCGGCGCCAACCTGGGGATTTTTACATGTTGCCTGGGAGCCCTTCCGGGCGTGAAGTGCATCGCGGTTGATGCTTCCGCACAAGCGTTTACTCAGTTGATGCGAAACGTGCGTCGCAATTCGGGTGTTGCTGCTGCTGCCATCAATGTCGCCCTGGGGACAAGCAGAGGCCTTGTGCACCTCAGTACACCGGATGAAGGCAATCTTGGGACCACGCGCGTTGACCGATTGCAACAGGACAACGCAGGGCTCACACACCTCGTCGCAACCGTATCTCTGGACGAGATCCTGTCCGACCTGAACGTTGGCCCCATTAGACTTATGAAGATCGATGTCGAGGGCTATGAGCTCGAAGTATTTCGAGGAATGAAGTTCTCTGCGCCCTATCGCCCCGAAAACATCATCGTCGAGCATGAGGTTCGCGTCGCAAGTCCCGATGATCTCCGGTCTTGCTACGACCTGCTTTCCAGCCACGGCTACGTTCCGTTTACCGTCCTCGGCGAGCGATTTGAGGCGCCTCAGCATTTGCCGGAACAGAACCTGTGGTGGCGCCATTCGTCAGTGATCGCCAGTTAG
- a CDS encoding CgeB family protein: protein MKRRLHDLKIAALVGENEPGLLGSYVRAYRSMGCTVVCWDPHAALRRHTKFGRFGRYAVSFLPVDAWTHKANREMILALAQEQPDVVLVSGNAPIRAGALSQLRISVPHAQVVLLWPDSLLNLWRHTIEALPAYDLVATYSRSTIPEFLRLGARSVAWVPFAADTMQFSREVSIADPERRELQSDVCFIGNHRPEREAAIAALVRAGLSVKVWGEPNSWRRHARDKGLVSTYFQGKPLYAEAFAKAIRCSKLCLNPIDPTTFPAANMRFFEIPASGGVALNSSCPEMANIFGEGHAAFYFDSVDSLPAMARELIADSSLRSRIADVAHDLVTRDHTYIHRAQEILRLLGLDGSEKEAIST, encoded by the coding sequence GTGAAGCGTCGCTTGCATGACCTTAAGATCGCCGCGTTGGTCGGCGAAAATGAGCCGGGCCTGCTCGGATCCTACGTGCGCGCGTACAGGTCCATGGGCTGCACGGTCGTGTGCTGGGATCCTCACGCAGCCCTTCGAAGGCACACGAAGTTCGGTCGATTCGGTCGCTATGCGGTGAGCTTTTTGCCGGTCGATGCATGGACGCACAAAGCCAACAGGGAGATGATCCTCGCGCTCGCCCAGGAGCAGCCGGATGTTGTCCTGGTTAGTGGCAACGCACCGATCCGTGCAGGGGCTTTGTCCCAGCTTCGCATCAGCGTTCCTCATGCACAGGTGGTCCTGTTGTGGCCGGATTCACTGCTCAATCTCTGGCGGCACACAATCGAGGCATTGCCGGCTTATGACCTGGTGGCCACCTACAGTCGATCCACCATCCCGGAGTTTCTCCGATTGGGTGCAAGAAGCGTTGCGTGGGTGCCATTTGCAGCAGATACGATGCAGTTCTCCCGGGAGGTTTCGATAGCGGACCCGGAGCGAAGGGAATTGCAGAGCGATGTTTGCTTTATCGGCAACCATCGCCCCGAGCGAGAAGCGGCTATTGCGGCCCTGGTTCGCGCGGGTCTTTCCGTAAAGGTCTGGGGCGAGCCGAACTCATGGCGGCGGCACGCGCGAGACAAGGGCCTGGTGTCGACGTACTTCCAAGGAAAACCGCTCTACGCAGAAGCATTTGCTAAGGCAATTCGATGCTCGAAGCTTTGCCTCAATCCGATCGATCCGACGACATTTCCCGCGGCGAACATGAGGTTCTTCGAGATCCCGGCATCGGGAGGAGTGGCGTTGAACTCTTCTTGTCCAGAAATGGCGAACATCTTTGGCGAAGGCCATGCGGCCTTCTACTTTGATTCGGTCGACAGTCTGCCCGCCATGGCTCGCGAGCTCATAGCGGATTCCTCCCTGCGGTCGCGTATTGCTGACGTGGCGCACGATCTTGTCACTCGCGACCATACGTACATTCATCGCGCGCAAGAGATCCTGCGCCTGTTGGGCTTGGACGGCAGCGAGAAAGAGGCGATTTCAACATGA
- a CDS encoding glycosyltransferase, giving the protein MESVVCAPGPAAAKYEYQGIRTHRFIGNTISADAGYNYGDGDMGAARAFDSILEFEKPDLVHLHSYSIAVSSLLAHGVKSKSIPLVYTYHTPTTTCQRGTLLRWGNVACDGVMRTTRCTACSLAGLGVPRVLAETVAHVPPALGDLLGSRGLTGGAWTALRMRDLTSKRQRAVRSFLQCADRIVAPSNWVARLLEDNGVPIEQMVVCRQGLADGVAISPSRSRRTESSGSLRVAFFGRLDPTKGIHVLLDALARVPKLPMSLDIYGVRMAVGDDPYYASIANSVAQDSRVRLLPPIENQAMIETIALYDVLAVPSQGLETGPLVVLEAFAAGVPVLGSDLGGITERVRADVDGLLIPPSDATAWSNALARLISDRGLLKRLREGIVSPPRMRDVAQEMHRVYIELLAQKARHTA; this is encoded by the coding sequence GTGGAATCGGTAGTTTGCGCACCAGGACCTGCGGCAGCGAAATACGAGTACCAGGGCATTCGTACGCACCGCTTCATCGGGAACACCATTTCGGCCGATGCGGGGTACAACTACGGCGACGGTGACATGGGCGCAGCACGGGCTTTCGACTCCATTCTCGAGTTCGAGAAGCCAGACTTGGTACACCTTCACTCCTATTCGATCGCCGTTTCCAGTCTCCTGGCTCACGGAGTGAAGTCAAAGTCCATTCCCTTGGTCTACACCTACCATACGCCGACCACGACGTGTCAGCGCGGGACGCTGCTGCGCTGGGGCAACGTCGCATGCGACGGTGTCATGCGCACCACTCGCTGCACAGCTTGCAGCCTCGCCGGACTCGGCGTTCCTAGAGTGCTCGCAGAAACCGTCGCGCATGTTCCACCGGCGCTTGGCGACTTGCTGGGTTCGAGGGGACTTACGGGTGGGGCCTGGACTGCGTTGCGCATGCGAGATCTCACATCGAAGCGCCAGCGCGCGGTACGGTCGTTCTTACAGTGCGCGGATCGAATCGTCGCGCCATCAAACTGGGTTGCACGACTCCTGGAGGACAACGGCGTCCCTATCGAGCAAATGGTTGTATGTCGGCAAGGTCTGGCGGATGGCGTCGCAATCTCGCCAAGTCGATCCCGAAGAACGGAGAGTAGTGGTTCTCTTAGAGTCGCGTTTTTCGGGCGCCTCGATCCTACCAAGGGAATTCATGTCCTCCTGGATGCGCTCGCTCGGGTGCCAAAGCTACCGATGTCGCTCGACATCTATGGAGTCAGGATGGCTGTGGGCGATGATCCGTACTACGCGTCGATCGCGAACAGCGTCGCCCAGGATTCGCGCGTCCGGTTGCTTCCCCCCATTGAGAACCAGGCGATGATAGAGACAATCGCGCTGTATGACGTCCTGGCGGTCCCCTCTCAAGGCTTGGAGACCGGACCACTTGTCGTATTGGAGGCTTTCGCTGCCGGCGTGCCCGTATTGGGTTCCGACCTCGGGGGTATCACCGAAAGGGTTCGTGCCGACGTCGATGGATTGCTGATACCTCCTTCTGACGCAACCGCATGGAGCAATGCTCTCGCACGGCTGATATCCGATCGAGGCCTATTGAAACGACTGAGGGAAGGAATCGTTTCTCCGCCACGCATGCGGGACGTTGCCCAGGAAATGCACCGGGTCTACATTGAGCTCCTCGCCCAGAAGGCTCGACACACTGCATGA
- a CDS encoding Gfo/Idh/MocA family oxidoreductase — MLKSIGGVAVSWVYDRNRERSKLLSSMYGVDTATESALDKALDEIDLCVLAVPYASRSGYIEMCAAKGKAMYVEKPFATTVAEHQRYCKLFPSNSLAVGYQRRYHRIVATLASVIESGVFGALEEINFRYGAFHLKGGADVGTPRSSEGRGVTIESAVHSLDQILVFTGATAVEVLHVKSLHRLGVDYDSKIVSEIVTPSAKVAVNSEISCLRNLGTGLELHFERAVIRCGLSHDATISVAVKGGVAARFELDQSSVPDDAPTTIVEAFFVFWTRYLESLSTGRHNLTLAQSSVLTTHWLEQIYGSMGRD; from the coding sequence GTGCTGAAGAGCATCGGCGGCGTCGCCGTCAGTTGGGTATATGACAGGAACAGAGAACGAAGCAAGCTGCTCAGCTCCATGTATGGCGTAGATACTGCCACGGAATCCGCGCTCGACAAGGCGCTGGACGAGATCGACTTGTGCGTTCTTGCGGTGCCCTACGCGTCCAGGAGTGGGTACATCGAGATGTGTGCGGCGAAGGGCAAGGCGATGTACGTTGAAAAGCCCTTCGCGACGACGGTCGCAGAGCACCAGCGGTACTGCAAGTTGTTTCCGTCCAATAGTTTGGCGGTCGGCTATCAGCGTCGCTACCACCGTATTGTCGCTACGCTTGCGTCGGTTATTGAGTCCGGTGTTTTTGGGGCGCTCGAGGAGATCAATTTCCGGTACGGGGCATTTCACCTCAAGGGCGGCGCAGATGTCGGGACACCTCGGTCGTCGGAAGGTCGTGGAGTAACCATCGAGAGTGCGGTCCACTCACTCGATCAGATTCTCGTCTTTACTGGTGCAACAGCCGTGGAAGTGCTTCACGTGAAGAGCCTTCACCGACTGGGAGTCGACTACGACTCGAAAATCGTCTCCGAGATCGTCACGCCGTCTGCGAAGGTTGCCGTGAATTCCGAGATATCTTGTCTGCGCAATCTGGGGACTGGTTTGGAGTTGCACTTCGAGCGGGCAGTGATTCGGTGTGGCCTGTCGCATGACGCGACAATCTCTGTGGCCGTGAAAGGAGGCGTCGCTGCCCGGTTCGAACTGGACCAGTCGAGTGTCCCTGACGACGCGCCGACAACGATCGTCGAAGCGTTTTTTGTATTCTGGACACGTTACCTTGAGTCGCTTTCCACCGGACGTCACAACCTCACGCTCGCCCAGTCAAGCGTGCTGACCACCCACTGGCTAGAACAGATCTACGGATCCATGGGACGCGACTGA
- a CDS encoding ABC transporter permease: protein MREIEQLVIVPGRAERRYWRDLWRYRELFLFLAWRDILVRYKQTVIGIAWAVLRPVLIMLVFTLVFGVLGKFPSDGVPYPILVYCAILPWQFFSSALSEASNSLIGNSNLISKVYFPRLIIPAASIITSFVDFLIACLVLAGLMAWYGYWPDWRVVWLPAFVLLALAATMGCGFWLTALNVKYRDFRYIVPFIVQFGLYVSPVGFTSSVVPDEWRLLYSLNPMVGIIDGFRWSLLGGKFPLHVPGLLLSAALSLAILILGIRYFRRTERSFADVI from the coding sequence GTGCGCGAAATCGAACAGCTGGTTATCGTGCCCGGTCGTGCAGAGCGCCGCTACTGGCGCGACCTTTGGCGCTACCGGGAGTTATTTCTCTTCCTAGCGTGGCGCGACATTCTCGTTCGGTACAAGCAGACCGTCATTGGAATCGCCTGGGCAGTCCTTCGTCCCGTGTTGATAATGCTTGTGTTCACGCTTGTCTTCGGCGTTCTCGGCAAGTTTCCTTCTGATGGGGTTCCATATCCGATCCTCGTATATTGCGCAATCCTGCCTTGGCAATTCTTCTCAAGCGCCCTCTCGGAGGCAAGCAATAGCCTAATCGGCAATTCCAACCTGATCTCGAAGGTCTATTTCCCCCGGCTCATCATTCCTGCCGCGTCGATCATAACGAGCTTTGTGGATTTCCTGATCGCCTGTCTGGTTCTGGCCGGCCTCATGGCCTGGTATGGCTATTGGCCGGATTGGCGCGTTGTATGGCTTCCCGCATTCGTGCTCCTGGCCTTGGCAGCAACGATGGGATGCGGGTTCTGGCTCACGGCACTGAACGTGAAGTACAGGGACTTTCGGTACATCGTCCCCTTCATCGTCCAGTTCGGCCTGTACGTCTCCCCCGTGGGTTTCACGAGCTCCGTGGTACCCGACGAATGGCGCTTGCTGTATTCCCTGAATCCGATGGTCGGGATCATCGACGGCTTCCGATGGTCACTATTGGGTGGCAAGTTCCCATTGCACGTTCCCGGTCTTCTGCTTTCTGCCGCACTCTCCCTGGCGATCCTCATTCTGGGCATTCGCTATTTTCGCAGGACCGAGCGCAGCTTTGCAGACGTCATATGA
- a CDS encoding class I SAM-dependent methyltransferase — MSSGKAPLRSYGDVGALRTRLVNYVRLVEGAQRSIAELPEYVGRIVEECRALERLAEGHLPGKAVGLRMLEIGAGQLPRQLTYFARRNQVTGIDLDRVAPDEGWSQYAEMWRRNGPGRVVKTLGRKALGFDRRLMRELHRQLGCVHAPEFARMQMDAAKMTFDDGMFDLVYSVDVFEHLPEPERVIDETIRVLKPGGVAAISLLPYTAESGPHDLRTHGGPRHGLAYWAHLRPAYAADVQPSVYVNQLSTADWIALIERKLPGATFERSRPFNHEELLPALQALRATGELSAYSDDDLLGYRWRFCWRKPT; from the coding sequence ATGAGCTCCGGAAAAGCACCCTTGCGTTCATACGGCGACGTTGGCGCGCTGCGTACGCGATTGGTGAACTACGTTCGACTCGTCGAGGGCGCGCAGCGGTCCATTGCTGAACTGCCCGAATACGTAGGCAGGATCGTCGAGGAATGCCGCGCGCTCGAACGACTCGCCGAAGGCCACTTGCCGGGGAAGGCGGTGGGACTCCGCATGCTTGAGATTGGCGCGGGGCAACTCCCCCGGCAACTGACGTATTTCGCGCGCCGCAATCAGGTGACCGGAATCGACCTCGACCGTGTGGCGCCGGATGAGGGTTGGTCACAGTACGCCGAGATGTGGCGGCGCAACGGACCCGGCCGAGTCGTGAAGACACTGGGTCGCAAGGCGCTTGGCTTCGACCGCCGACTGATGCGCGAGCTCCATCGCCAGCTCGGCTGCGTCCACGCCCCGGAGTTCGCGCGCATGCAGATGGACGCAGCCAAGATGACCTTCGACGACGGGATGTTCGACCTCGTCTACTCGGTGGATGTCTTCGAGCACTTGCCCGAACCGGAGCGCGTTATCGACGAGACGATTCGCGTGCTCAAGCCTGGCGGCGTCGCAGCGATCAGCCTCCTGCCGTATACCGCGGAGTCCGGCCCCCACGACCTTCGGACGCACGGTGGCCCGCGTCACGGACTCGCATACTGGGCTCACTTGCGGCCCGCCTACGCCGCCGACGTGCAGCCCAGCGTCTACGTGAATCAACTCTCCACTGCAGACTGGATCGCACTCATCGAACGCAAGCTCCCCGGAGCGACCTTCGAGCGTTCGCGACCGTTCAATCACGAAGAGCTCCTCCCCGCGCTCCAGGCGTTGCGCGCCACAGGTGAACTCTCGGCATATTCGGACGACGATCTCCTTGGCTATCGCTGGCGCTTCTGCTGGCGAAAGCCCACCTGA
- a CDS encoding glycosyltransferase family 2 protein, whose product MKCRLTVVIPTYRRIDSVERLLTLLANQTIADQMQVVLVDQNEKGVLERELGISGRSRVEHIWLDRPNASLARNVGAKRSFGEYLLFLDDDLLPDAEFCERGIVFFQKYDFVRCLVPRLRDRAPEGSPSHGDETSGVRRQLVQKINSELYRITDTMSAAVFMARDAFFQSGGFDPLLFEFARTAEDQEFFLRLNFKGINLYYTPSISVVHDDSQAGGCDLRTTDYWVTREKCIKAWVYRYRIHRGGDLSLGLADLLRLSRSVFVNRAGLTSGVPSVRRQIGLLKAALHETSKFLVSYRGKYSVPKAIDHLVDEL is encoded by the coding sequence ATGAAATGTCGTCTTACAGTAGTTATCCCCACCTATAGGCGTATCGACTCTGTTGAGCGGCTTCTGACGCTGCTGGCAAATCAGACAATCGCCGATCAGATGCAAGTGGTTCTTGTTGATCAGAACGAGAAGGGAGTGCTCGAGAGGGAGTTGGGAATCTCTGGCCGATCACGAGTCGAGCACATTTGGCTCGATCGGCCCAACGCATCTCTTGCGCGGAATGTGGGTGCCAAGCGATCGTTTGGGGAATACCTGCTGTTCCTTGACGACGACTTGTTGCCGGACGCGGAGTTTTGCGAGCGAGGCATCGTGTTTTTTCAAAAGTATGATTTCGTGCGCTGCCTTGTTCCGCGGTTGAGGGATCGGGCGCCCGAAGGGAGTCCGTCGCACGGGGACGAGACCTCGGGCGTCCGCAGGCAACTGGTTCAGAAAATAAACTCTGAGTTGTACAGAATCACCGACACGATGAGCGCGGCTGTTTTCATGGCAAGAGACGCGTTCTTCCAATCTGGCGGATTCGATCCCTTGCTTTTCGAGTTTGCTAGAACTGCCGAGGATCAGGAGTTCTTCCTGCGCCTCAATTTCAAAGGAATCAACCTCTACTACACGCCGTCGATTTCGGTTGTTCATGACGACTCCCAAGCGGGAGGATGTGATCTGCGTACGACGGACTATTGGGTCACGCGCGAGAAATGCATCAAAGCATGGGTGTACAGGTACAGAATTCATCGCGGAGGAGATCTTTCTCTTGGCTTGGCGGATCTGCTGCGGCTGTCGCGTTCCGTCTTCGTGAACAGAGCGGGGCTGACGTCTGGAGTCCCTTCAGTGCGACGGCAAATTGGCTTGCTGAAGGCTGCGTTGCACGAGACAAGCAAGTTCCTCGTGAGTTATCGGGGGAAGTACTCGGTCCCCAAGGCGATCGACCACCTTGTCGATGAACTTTGA